The DNA window GCGGCGATGGCGGCCGCCGACCCGGACCGACACTATCTGGCGGTTGAGGTGCACACGCCCGGAATCGCCAACCTGCTCGACCTGGTCGAACGGCACGGGCTGGGCAACGTGCGGGTGGCCAAGGGCGACGCGCTGGACCTGGTGCGGGTCATGCCGGAGGGCTGCCTGGACGCGGTGCACGTCTTCTTCCCCGACCCGTGGCCGAAGGCCCGGCACCACAAGCGGCGGATCATCCAGCCGGGCCACGTGGCGCTGCTGCGCTCCCGGCTGGTCCCCGGCGGGACGCTGCACTGCGCGACCGACTGGGCCGAGTACGCCGAGTCGATGCGGGAGACGCTGACCGCCGACCCGGAGCTGGTCGACGTGCACGGCGGCTTCGCGCCCCGCCCGACGCACCGGCCGGTGACCAAGTTCGAGCGCCGGGCGCTGACCGCCGGGCGGGAGATCTTCGACCTGATCCACCGGCGGCGCTGAACCCGGTTGGCGCGGCGGCCCATGATCCAGGCACGATGGGAGCCGCCATGACTCTCACCGCCGCGCTGCCGAAGAGCGCCGACCCCGACACCCTCTACGACGCGTTCGCCGGCTGGGCGTCCGAGCGCGGTCTCGACCTCTACCCCCACCAGGAGGAGGCGGTCATCGAGATCGTCTCCGGCGCGAACGTGATCATGAATACGCCGACCGGCTCGGGCAAGAGCCTGGTGGCGATCGCGGCGCACTTCGCCGCGCTGGCCGACGACCGGACCACCTTCTACACGGCGCCGATCAAGGCGCTGGTCTCGGAGAAGTTCTTCGCCCTCTGCGAGGTCTTCGGCGCCGAGAACGTCGGCATGCTCACCGGCGACGCCAGCGTCAACGCCGACGCCCCGATCATCTGCTGCACGGCGGAGATCCTGGCCAACCTGGCGCTGCGCGAGGGCGCCCGCGCCGACGTCGGCCAGGTGGTCATGGACGAGTTCCACTTCTACGCCGAGCCGGACCGGGGCTGGGCCTGGCAGGTGCCGATCATCGAGCTGCCGCAGGCCCAGTTCGTCCTGATGTCCGCGACACTCGGCGACACCACCCGCTTCGTGGACGACCTGACCCGGCGCACCGGGCGGCCGACCGCCGTCGTCCGCTCGGCCGAGCGGCCGGTCCCGCTCCTCTTCTCGTACGCGATGACGCCGCTGCAC is part of the Micromonospora halotolerans genome and encodes:
- the trmB gene encoding tRNA (guanosine(46)-N7)-methyltransferase TrmB; the protein is MTSTDFSAAPPAHAARIRTFHPRRGRMSDRQRDALARLWPAYGLEIDDLDGPCDPAALFGRRAPLVLEIGSGMGDATAAMAAADPDRHYLAVEVHTPGIANLLDLVERHGLGNVRVAKGDALDLVRVMPEGCLDAVHVFFPDPWPKARHHKRRIIQPGHVALLRSRLVPGGTLHCATDWAEYAESMRETLTADPELVDVHGGFAPRPTHRPVTKFERRALTAGREIFDLIHRRR